The following are from one region of the Salvia hispanica cultivar TCC Black 2014 chromosome 1, UniMelb_Shisp_WGS_1.0, whole genome shotgun sequence genome:
- the LOC125202031 gene encoding 7-deoxyloganetic acid glucosyltransferase-like produces MSIEKSRAIPSPHILIIPIPLQGHVNSMLNLAEILCLSGLRVTILLSDYTHDRLLRHASLDSRFSSYTGFRVATISDGLPDDHPRSGSRVVDIVQSLQEVGGLQFRRLMVSTDGMSDGGARPRVSCLIMDGMLSFPIPVAQEMGIPFMHFPTISACGLWPYFCVEEVIDAGELLLRDKNEDKLTFWKRKEMDLMVTNVPGMEKVLRRRDLPSFFRVEDVNNAGLQSIIAQIKRTRQAIGLILNTFEDLEGPILDQIDKHNANQNLYSIGPLHLHLKELLKAKGKESSHHSSSLWKENDDCIAWLDSQLPNSVIYVSFGSVATLTRDELLEFWYGLVNSGKKFLWVVRADSIAGDGIGNEIPVELEEGTKLRGLMVEWVPQELVLSHKSVGAFFTHSGWNSTLESIVIGVPMLCWPYFADQMVNSRFVSEVWKIGLDVKDTCDRLLIERMVREVMEVKRDELLEKARGMANMANKAICEGGSSHLNLNRLIQFLKSGASSKL; encoded by the exons ATGTCGATTGAAAAAAGCAGGGCAATTCCGTCGCCGCATATTCTAATCATTCCGATACCACTTCAAGGTCATGTGAACTCTATGCTCAACCTTGCGGAGATCCTCTGTCTCTCCGGCCTCCGCGTCACCATTCTCCTCTCCGATTACACCCACGACCGCCTCCTCCGCCACGCCAGCCTCGACTCCCGCTTCTCCAGCTACACCGGCTTCCGCGTCGCCACCATCTCCGACGGCCTCCCCGACGACCACCCCCGATCCGGCAGTCGGGTTGTGGATATTGTGCAAAGCCTTCAGGAGGTTGGTGGGCTGCAGTTCCGCCGCCTCATGGTGTCGACTGATGGGATGAGTGACGGCGGGGCTAGGCCGCGCGTGAGCTGCCTGATCATGGACGGGATGCTGAGTTTCCCTATTCCGGTGGCTCAAGAAATGGGGATTCCGTTCATGCATTTTCCGACGATTAGTGCCTGCGGCCTTTGGCCCTATTTCTGTGTTGAAGAGGTCATCGACGCCGGCGAACTACTTTTGAGAG ATAAAAATGAAGACAAATTGACATTCTGGAAAAGGAAAGAGATGGACTTAATGGTAACAAATGTGCCGGGAATGGAGAAGGTCCTCCGTCGACGCGACCTCCCGTCGTTCTTCCGAGTCGAAGACGTCAACAATGCCGGCCTCCAGTCCATCATCGCACAGATTAAGAGAACACGTCAAGCTATTGGTCTCATACTCAACACATTTGAAGATTTAGAAGGTCCGATTCTTGATCAAATCGACAAACACAATGCGAATCAGAATCTGTATTCCATCGGCCCCTTACACTTGCATTTAAAAGAATTGCTGAAGGCAAAGGGAAAGGAATCATCGCATCATTCTAGCAGCTTGTGGAAGGAAAACGACGATTGTATTGCCTGGTTAGATTCTCAGCTTCCCAATTCCGTGATATATGTGAGCTTTGGGAGTGTTGCCACATTGACAAGGGATGAATTGTTGGAGTTTTGGTATGGGTTGGTTAATAGTGGGAAGAAATTCTTGTGGGTGGTTAGAGCGGATTCCATTGCCGGGGACGGGATTGGAAATGAGATCCCGGTCGAGCTTGAGGAAGGTACGAAATTGAGAGGGTTGATGGTGGAATGGGTTCCACAAGAACTAGTTCTAAGTCATAAGTCGGTTGGGGCGTTTTTCACGCACAGTGGATGGAACTCGACTCTTGAAAGTATAGTGATTGGGGTCCCGATGTTGTGCTGGCCTTATTTTGCGGATCAGATGGTGAATAGCAGGTTTGTGAGTGAGGTGTGGAAGATTGGATTGGATGTGAAAGATACATGTGATAGGTTGTTGATTGAGAGAATGGTTAGAGAGGTGATGGAAGTTAAGAGAGATGAGTTGTTGGAGAAGGCTCGTGGTATGGCGAATATGGCCAACAAGGCTATTTGTGAAGGAGGATCTTCACACCTTAATTTGAACCGATTAATTCAGTTTTTGAAGTCCGGGGCATCATCAAAGctttaa
- the LOC125185325 gene encoding anthocyanidin 3-O-glucoside 6''-O-acyltransferase-like: MAVKIVESHSVSPSSGAAAEHTLPLLYFDIIWFDFVLTKPLFFYALKCSQSHFLDTILVNLKHSLSLTLKHFLPLASKIIFPLTSSAMPVSRYTTGDSLSLVIATSDDDFSHVVSNHPKPAADFHQLVAQMPAAVYSSDEIKFSALAIQLTLFPNQGICIGFTHHHSICDATTLNAFLHMWASINNSNVIEQLPFYGRDSVQDSTKLTMIHWDKMKTNRPTVSLAPPSPSDKVRATFHLSNPQIEKLKRWVAIKKPSIGRPSSFVVACAYLWSCLAKSEVDKDDDDETQYLCSPVNCRGRLDPPLPENYFGNCSIQLIAASSHGKLKGNDGFVAAAEAVAGAVKIAVKSSRVSEFYENRSEILSELKGKRVVWVAGSTKVDQHGADYGWGRAVKYECIHTDFNGAVHLCKGRQGGIDMGFSMPKPNIFSFASIFNKYLFINSNL; this comes from the coding sequence ATGGCTGTGAAAATCGTAGAGAGCCACTCTGTCTCGCCGTCTTCCGGCGCCGCCGCAGAGCATACGCTCCCACTCTTATATTTCGACATTATATGGTTCGATTTCGTTCTCACTAAACCCCTCTTCTTCTATGCCCTCAAATGCTCCCAATCTCATTTCTTGGACACCATCCTTGTCAATCTCAAACACTCATTATCCCTCACTCTCAAACATTTCCTTCCTCTAGCATCCAAAATCATCTTCCCTCTCACCTCCTCCGCCATGCCCGTTTCCCGATACACCACCGGCGACTCCCTCTCCCTCGTCATCGCCACGTCAGACGATGACTTCTCACACGTCGTGTCCAACCACCCCAAGCCTGCTGCCGATTTCCATCAACTCGTCGCACAAATGCCGGCGGCCGTTTACTCCTCCGATGAGATCAAATTCAGCGCCTTGGCAATTCAACTCACCTTGTTTCCGAACCAAGGGATCTGCATCGGCTTCACACACCACCACTCCATTTGCGACGCCACCACTCTCAACGCTTTCCTCCACATGTGGGCCTCCATCAACAACTCCAACGTCATCGAGCAGCTGCCTTTCTACGGCCGAGATTCCGTTCAGGATTCAACCAAACTAACCATGATTCATTGGGACAAAATGAAGACGAATAGGCCGACGGTTTCACTAGCACCACCGTCGCCTTCAGATAAAGTCCGAGCAACATTCCACCTAAGTAATCCCCAAATCGAGAAGCTCAAGAGATGGGTTGCGATCAAGAAACCTTCGATAGGCCGGCCCTCGTCTTTCGTGGTGGCGTGCGCTTATCTCTGGAGCTGCCTGGCCAAGTCAGAGGTGGACAAAGACGACGACGATGAGACACAATACTTATGCTCTCCAGTTAATTGCCGCGGGCGGCTTGATCCGCCCCTTCCGGAGAACTACTTTGGCAACTGCTCGATCCAATTGATTGCGGCTTCAAGCCATGGAAAACTCAAAGGGAATGATGGCTTTGTAGCTGCTGCGGAGGCGGTTGCGGGTGCTGTTAAAATTGCTGTGAAAAGCTCAAGAGTGTCGGAGTTTTATGAGAATCGATCAGAGATACTTTCGGAATTGAAAGGGAAGAGGGTGGTTTGGGTTGCAGGATCGACAAAAGTTGATCAACATGGAGCAGATTATGGATGGGGGAGAGCTGTTAAGTATGAATGCATTCATACAGACTTCAACGGAGCAGTTCATCTTTGTAAGGGCAGACAAGGTGGAATCGACATGGGCTTCTCAATGCCTAAACCTAACATCTTTTCTTTCGCGTCTATCTTCAACAAATACTTATTCATCAATtccaatttgtaa
- the LOC125202514 gene encoding trans-cinnamate:CoA ligase, peroxisomal-like gives MDRLPTCEANYVALTPLTFLKRAAAVYSDRASVIYRSVRFTWGETYERCCRLASSLNSLNIVNNDVVSVLAPNIPALYEMHFSVPMAGAVLNAINTRLDAKTIATILKHSEAKIFFIDYEFLQVGRDALKLLMAEVASMPLVVVIDDLDSPTGNRLGELEYESLVSQGNPSFVPVEIADELSPIALNYTSGTTSSPKGVVYSHRGAYLSTLSLILGWGMQTEPVYMWSLPMFHCNGWALTWGVVARGGTNVCIRSTTAAEMYGAIAAHGVTHMCCAPIVLNILLDAEPRRLSAPVEILTGGAPPPQALLERIERVGFRVVHAYGMTEATGTVLVCEWQKKWDPLSGEEKAALKARQGISILTLADVDVKDPTTMKSVARDGKAMGEIVLRGSTIMKGYLKDEKATSAAFRNGWFFTGDVGVVHPDGYVEIKDRSKDVIISGGENISSVEVEGVLYKHNDVVEAAVVAMPHPKWGESPCAFVKLRDSASVKEAEIIQHCRNNLPHFMVPKAVRFMDELPKTATGKIQKFQLRAMAKMIPAQPEKMPSRQNPEQIPALSRL, from the exons atggaTAGACTACCAACATGTGAAGCAAATTATGTAGCTCTTACTCCCCTCACCTTCTTGAAGAGAGCTGCCGCCGTTTACTCGGATCGTGCATCGGTCATATACCGCAGCGTCCGTTTCACATGGGGCGAAACCTACGAACGGTGCTGCCGCCTCGCCTCCTCCCTCAACTCGCTCAATATTGTAAACAATGACGTT GTATCCGTGTTGGCACCGAATATTCCGGCACTATACGAGATGCATTTCTCGGTGCCAATGGCCGGCGCGGTGCTCAACGCGATCAACACGAGGCTGGATGCCAAAACCATTGCCACGATCCTCAAGCATTCCGAAGCCAAGATTTTCTTCATTGATTATGAGTTCTTGCAAGTAGGGCGGGATGCGCTGAAGCTTCTGATGGCGGAGGTGGCGTCGATGCCGTTGGTGGTGGTTATCGACGACCTCGACAGCCCTACGGGGAACCGCCTCGGCGAGCTGGAGTACGAGTCCCTGGTGTCGCAGGGGAATCCGAGCTTCGTGCCCGTGGAGATCGCAGACGAGTTGAGCCCGATCGCGCTGAATTACACCTCCGGAACGACGTCGTCACCGAAGGGAGTGGTGTACAGCCACCGCGGCGCGTACCTGAGCACCCTCAGCCTCATATTGGGCTGGGGGATGCAGACGGAGCCGGTCTACATGTGGTCCCTACCGATGTTCCACTGCAACGGCTGGGCTCTCACGTGGGGAGTTGTGGCGCGTGGCGGCACCAACGTCTGCATCCgctccaccaccgccgccgagATGTACGGCGCCATCGCCGCCCACGGCGTGACACACATGTGCTGCGCGCCAATTGTCCTCAACATCCTACTCGACGCAGAGCCGCGCCGCCTCTCTGCTCCGGTGGAGATCCTGACTGGCGgcgcgccgccgccgcaggCCCTCCTGGAGAGGATCGAGAGGGTAGGGTTCCGCGTGGTGCACGCGTACGGGATGACGGAGGCGACGGGGACCGTGCTGGTGTGCGAGTGGCAGAAGAAATGGGACCCACTCTCCGGCGAGGAGAAGGCGGCGCTGAAGGCGAGGCAGGGGATCAGCATCCTCACCCTTGCTGACGTGGACGTCAAGGATCCGACTACAATGAAAAGCGTGGCGCGCGACGGCAAGGCCATGGGCGAGATCGTGCTGCGCGGGAGCACCATCATGAAAGG GTATCTCAAGGACGAGAAGGCCACGTCAGCAGCCTTCCGCAACGGATGGTTCTTCACGGGAGACGTCGGGGTAGTACACCCCGACGGCTACGTGGAGATCAAGGATAGGTCAAAGGACGTGATCATCTCCGGTGGGGAGAACATCAGCAGTGTGGAGGTGGAGGGAGTGCTATACAAGCACAACGACGTGGTGGAGGCGGCCGTGGTGGCGATGCCGCATCCCAAGTGGGGGGAGAGCCCCTGCGCTTTTGTCAAATTGAGGGACTCCGCCTCCGTCAAAGAGGCCGAGATCATCCAGCATTGCCGAAACAACCTGCCGCATTTCATGGTGCCCAAAGCAGTGCGGTTTATGGATGAATTGCCCAAGACTGCGACGGGGAAGATTCAGAAGTTTCAGCTCAGGGCTATGGCGAAGATGATACCAGCTCAGCCGGAGAAGATGCCGTCTCGCCAAAATCCGGAGCAAATTCCTGCTTTGTCTCGTCTCTGA